Proteins co-encoded in one Clarias gariepinus isolate MV-2021 ecotype Netherlands chromosome 13, CGAR_prim_01v2, whole genome shotgun sequence genomic window:
- the fut9a gene encoding 4-galactosyl-N-acetylglucosaminide 3-alpha-L-fucosyltransferase 9, which yields MTAKLPGQSMPSAPTHRILRPLLLGTFLLGCFVTLFLMYIKPSTSWLSGPVESETSTARVKSLLSNRSEQNQTTVLVWLWPFGETYDLNVCSSLFSIDNCFITADRNLYNKSDAVVIHHRDISTDLSNMPPAFRPPLQKWIWMNLESPSHSSQLPGIENLFNLTLNYRQDADIEVPYGAIVASQGEEGFVPPSKNKLICWIVSNWNPDHVRVKYYNELYKHVEIHAYGQAFGEYISDQDYFPTIASCKFYLAFENSIHKDYITEKLYNPLSVGTVPVVLGPPRENYQNFVEGGAFIHVDDFSSPKELAEYLLFLDKNEELYLRYFDWRKHFKVKKAYFWAEHTCLACDYVRRHNEYRAFNNLDKWYWGKFGDVLIG from the exons ATGACGGCAAAACTACCAG GCCAGAGTATGCCATCAGCACCTACACACAGGATTCTTCGACCCCTCCTGCTTGGCACCTTCTTACTGGGCTGTTTTGTGACTTTGTTTTTGATGTACATCAAGCCGTCCACTAGCTGGTTATCAGGCCCAGTTGAATCAGAAACATCTACGGCTCGAGTAAAAAGCCTCCTGTCCAACCGAAGTGAACAGAACCAGACCACAGTGCTCGTCTGGCTCTGGCCGTTTGGGGAAACCTACGACCTGAACGTGTGCAGCTCCCTGTTCAGTATCGACAACTGTTTCATAACCGCAGACCGCAACCTTTATAACAAATCCGATGCAGTCGTCATCCACCACAGGGACATTAGCACCGATCTGTCCAACATGCCACCAGCATTTCGGCCTCCTCTTCAGAAATGGATCTGGATGAACCTCGAGTCGCCGTCGCACTCATCACAGTTACCCGGCATCGAAAACCTGTTCAACCTGACCCTGAATTACCGCCAGGACGCCGACATCGAAGTGCCTTACGGCGCCATTGTTGCTTCCCAAGGCGAGGAAGGTTTCGTCCCACCGAGCAAGAACAAGCTGATCTGCTGGATTGTGAGCAACTGGAACCCGGATCATGTGCGAGTGAAGTACTACAATGAGCTCTACAAGCATGTGGAGATCCACGCCTACGGCCAAGCGTTCGGCGAGTACATATCGGACCAGGACTACTTCCCCACCATCGCCAGCTGCAAATTCTACTTGGCATTTGAGAACTCGATTCACAAGGATTACATCACGGAGAAACTGTACAACCCGCTCTCAGTTGGCACGGTCCCAGTAGTGTTGGGCCCACCGAGGGAGAATTATCAGAACTTTGTAGAGGGTGGCGCTTTCATCCACGTGGACGACTTCTCCTCCCCGAAAGAATTGGCTGAGTATCTTTTATTTCTGGACAAGAACGAAGAACTTTACTTGAGGTACTTTGACTGGCGTAAACACTTCAAGGTAAAGAAAGCCTATTTCTGGGCTGAACACACTTGCCTTGCATGTGATTATGTCCGGAGACACAATGAGTACAGGGCATTTAATAATCTTGACAAATGGTACTGGGGTAAATTCGGGGATGTGCTGATTGGTTGA